The Pseudanabaena sp. FACHB-2040 nucleotide sequence CATGGCTGTGGTGATGACCCTGGGGTTGCTGCCTTTGCCCTTGCTCCTAGAGGGTGCCCCACCTGCCGCCGTGGTCAGGCTACTGATGCTGGTGCAGCCCACGGTTTTGGTGTCGGTAGCGGTGCTGACAGGTGTGCTCTTGGCTCACCGGCTAGGGCTAATGGCACCAGGGGCAGAGGCTTTGGCCGTTGGGCGATCGTGGCGGCAAGCCATGGTTCCTCAACTGTTGCCCGGTGTGGTGGGCGGGTTGATCAGCGGCGGACTACTGACGGCGATTACCCTGCTGTCTCGCCCGCTGCTGCCACCAGCCTATGGGGCGGCTGAGCCCACCCCGCTGCTAGTGCGATTTCTCTACAGCGGTATCACCGAAGAAATTCTGATCCGCTGGGGATTTATGACGCTGCTGCTATGGCTAGGCTAGCGATTTGGGCAGCAGCGCCAGGGCAAACCCTAGGCTCGATGGGTGGTAGTCGCCTTTGCCGTCTCCTCCCTGGTGTTTGCTATGGCCCACTTGCCCTATGCGATCGCCCTAGGACTGCCTTTAACCCCAGCCCTAGTGGGGTTCTTGCTGATCCAAAATTCTTTAGTTGCAGGGGTTGCGGGGTATTTATTCTGGCGCTACGGGCTAGAGACTGCAATGATCGCCCACCTGACGGTTCATGCCGTGCTGGCCCCCATAGGCTGAGGCATTGGTTGTATATACCAGTCAGTGGGCGCCGTACGGGGTGGTCGCCCCTACCACCCCGTACGGCGCTGGGGCCAGTCTGTCCGAGGCTCTCGGCGGCACCGTGCTCACAGTCGAGGGAGAGCGGCACACCGTCGCCATAGAGAGCATCAACCCCTGCGTCAATGAGATCGTTGCCAACTACCTCATCAACCTTGAACTTCCCGCAGAAGGCGATCGCTGCCTCCTCTAGCCACCCCAGTGCCAAAACTAAGGATTTAGAAATCCCTATCGACAATCGTACTGAACAGAGAAACACCATGGATAAGCCCGAGTTTTTTGTCACCCCTGGCTATGGGGAATACATGCTGGATAAATTGCATTACTCGCAAGCGGTAAAAATTGGCAATCGAGTGGAGACATCAAGCCAAGG carries:
- a CDS encoding alpha/beta hydrolase, which gives rise to MLTVEGERHTVAIESINPCVNEIVANYLINLELPAEGDRCLL